The Pristis pectinata isolate sPriPec2 chromosome 12, sPriPec2.1.pri, whole genome shotgun sequence DNA window ggagaggacaGTGAAATCAGTGATCCTTTTTTTCTCATCATCAAAAATTAAAATCTCAAGAGATGAGACTAGACACTTGTAGAAATAAATTTAAAGTTCTGGAGACCTTGATTAATGATAATTACACCTCATCAAATTATTAAATGCATATGTACACTGGACTGGACTAAATTTTTTTTAGTGAGTTTAGTCCATTGCTGTTAGATTGTTACACAACTTCATGTCATCCATGTATTGGGATGATGTTTAACATAGTGAGTTGATTCAAAGTAAGCAATGTCAAGTTTTAATTTGAAAGCATGATCTGTCCATTATGTCAATGGTGTAAATGTCTTGTGGCATGGAGGATATCCTTCTTGAGCCACAGTAGGTTGGCAAGAATCTGTGTGGTCCCTAGCTAGATACATTGGTTCAGAGGAAAAAATGCTGCATAATCTGGTCAAGAGCAACTGCCATGCCCTGCACATTCTTGCAATTAAGAATACTAATTTGGAAGCGTATGGCAGAGATCTACAAGGGTGCTCCAAGGACAGAAaaagtttatatatatatatatatatatatatatatatatatatatatatatatatatatatatatatatatataatattgtgtgtgtgtgtgtgtgtgtgtgagtgtgtagcGTGGAACCCAGGAGGCTTAGGggaaatttaattgagatgtGACTTGGTAAAGTGGTCAACAACCAATGGGAATAGGCTAATTGATAAAAGAACTCGAGGGCACTTGAGTGGAGAAGAACAAAGCAAAATGTATGTTTGGaggtctggaattcattgcctgataGAGCAGTTGAGACAAAAGTCATCAGCACGTTTAAACAGGAGGCGGATGTGCATTCGAAGTGCTATCATCCACTGGGCTCTGCATTTGTTCAAGTCGGTCCTCTTGGCTGGGAGTGGCCCCCTTCTGTGCCATCAATGCCTTTGATTCTAAGTCGGCAGGACTGGATTTAGAGCTCCGCATTTGATTCCAGACGTTCAAGAAGTCTGAATTTCCTCAAACGTCCTCGTCTATTTGTTCCCTGGGCTAGTTTCATTGATACTTCTTGGAATTGtcctcatccccatccccatctccaAAATGTATTCCCACCTAAGAACGTAATTttatttccaacagttttgtGAAGTAAATCAGATCCACCCTTGAAACAACTGCAGTCTGTCGCCTGCATCCTCTGCTTCTTCTGGTATCTCCTGAGACATGTTTTGATTATAAAAAGTACTGGATGATCATTCAGCATTGAACTGTAGTCCGTAGCTGAAAGAACGTGCAATATCGTGGAAGAAATGTATTTAATTCTCCCGCATTTTTTCTTGATCGTGATTGTTATAAAACGCTGTAAATCATCAATATTTGCTGCAGTGACCTCCACATTATGGGTGCTAGGTTTATGTGTGTCCTGGTCATACGTGACATAGATATACTATGCCAACTACGGGCAATCTTACGTGATGTGCACTGCATAGCCTGATTAAATGTCATTACTGAATGCCCGGTGTAGTGAGGGAACCATGGCTGGGTCGAATTGTTCGTTTTCCTTCCATCCCTTCAGTTTTCTGATTGCGAATATTTATTAATCAGTTAACACCAATGGAAAATAATGTATGGATTAAACGTATTATCTTCATAATATAGTGCTTTTAACGTGATGATGAACTCTAGTATCTAATAGTTGAATCTCTTGGTTAACTAGGTGAAGGTAAGTTCTTCTAATGACTGGTATTGTGATAACGAAAATCTACTTACTGTGCCCATCGCTACTTTAAATGTCACGTTTGATATTAGGGAAGCTTTGGTTGGCATCTACTTGGTAGGCACCCTCGATCACAATTTCTCAGTGACTCAGATGTTCATGTGATGGACAGACCcaataaatcttccctgcactcaaGGCAGCGCGGAGGTTTAAGTGAAGATGCCAATAATAACCAGCTGACGGGACAGCTCCTCGCCAATAAGCTCTGATCACTTGTGATTGGGCTCTGGAAGGAACCCGTGAACTCGTCGGAAGGACCAGCAGACAGTGGGTGAGCCCGGCTGATCATTCCAGACCTTCACTTTAATGCACTTCGCTAGTGCTCTATACATTAAACCGAGCTGGCGACGCGTTACAGGCAACATCCCCGTTCAAACTGCAACTCGGCGGCGAAATAAGACCAGGCTGACGCGGGTCGGAAGCGAGGATAAATCTGCACAAAAATGTATTTTCTGAGATTTGAGAGCAACAGAACTGACTGCGGGAAACACTGAGCGCTTAACACCATGGGCACAGTGGAGGTCATCCTATCTTGCTTTGTGGTAGTTTTGATGGTGGTGTCGTTGCTCTCCAATGTCCTGGTGCTGATCTGCTTCCTCTGCAGCGCAGAGATCCGGAAACAGGTCCCTGGGATGTTTATCATCAACCTGACCCtcagcaacttgttgatgacaGTGCTGAACATGCCGTTGACTTTGGTAGGGATTATCAGTAAAGAGCAACCCGGAGTCGACACTGTCTGCCGAATCGTAGGCTTCCTGGAGACTTTCCTGGTCACCAATTCCATGCTGAGCATGGCTGCTCTAAGTACTGACAGATGGATTGCTGTCGTTTTCCCTCTAAGTTACAATTCCAAGATGCGTTACAAGGACGCTGCCATCATGCTGGGATACACGTGGTTCCACTCCCTGTGCTTCCCCCTGGTTGCAGTCTGCCTCTCATGGGTCGGATACAACCACCTGTACGCCTCCTGCACCCTCAGCCAGACCCGAACTGACGATCGGATCCAGTTTGTGGTTTTTACGGTAGTTTTTCACACCCTCAGTTTTCTCCTTTCGCTAGTAGTGCTGTGTTTCACCTATCTGAAAGTGCTGAAAGTGGCGCGATTTCACTGCAAGAGGATAGATATAATCACCATGCAGACGCTAGTGCTACTGGTGGACATCCATCCAAGGTAGGCGACCCAGTCCGTGGGGCAGTCCCGCCAGAATTTACTGCTGTTTTAGTGAATAAATTAATGTGAATAGTAATACATAAGATCCCATGCAGTCATGTAGACTCTTCCACACATTTACACGGAGATATGACTGAGACCCTGAACATGAATGTTATATTTAAGGGTATCCATATTCTGAAAAGTTTGGGTTACCCTTAAATCCAACACAAAATTCTTTCAATACTTCGTTACTacgctctgtttttgttttgttttcggTATCACGAACGTTGGTTGCTGACGGTTGTTACTCTGACGGTTCACCGGAAAAGGCATGTCAGAGCAACTTAAAGAAACGTGAAATATTTCGCCTGGGTGTGCTGCGTTAATTGTATGGGATGTTTCTGTGTCAGCTGACGTAACCATGCGACCTCCGCGCTCCTAATATTACTAGATTATCAAAAAATGATACAAGTTAACGGTCTGCACGTTGCAACCCGGTGGAAGGATAAAGGGGAAAATAAATAACTCCCAAAAGCATAACTTTGGGAGTTAAGATACCTTGTGTTCTTGCAATATAAAATTGAGACTGCCCAATATTTAAAGACCTACTCCCTGGTGAGATAGTCGCCGACACCACGGCTTCTTTCCACGTGAATTGCTCCATCCATGAGTATTTTTTACTGGGAATTGATAGAGAAAGAGTATCATGTTTCAAAACGCTTGTCATTGACGTAATGTTGCTGAAAGAAATCCTTAATCGTGCAGTGTTTTAGGAGCTCTGAACGATGATCCCGACATGCCAATGTAAGGAATGCCGCGGCTCAGTAATGTCACTAACTCGAATATGATCTCAATTGATGCCTTTGCTGAAATTTCAGAGGGAGATACCAAAACAGAGCGGGTACATTTTAcgaccagtttttttttctgatgaatCCGCTGGTCGTTGTTTAGTTTCTCCTTTTCACCTGATGCCATATGAGAAGATATCTTTTTTAATCCCTCTTTATCCCGATGGGAAATGTTGGTTTGGAACCTTGTCCATGTGGTTTCCCACGGATTGCATTTGGTGTTAAGACATCTCTGAGATCTCCCTGTTGCTACACAATAATTTAGTTACCGTTCTGACAGACTGCGGTACATTttgagcactttttttttgcacttttcatGTTTGCTAATAATTCTTTAAGTTTTTGGAATGGCCTTTAAAAACTTTCACTATTTTCTCTTAATTTTCTGTTCCTTGGTTCTTAAAATCAAGTTTCAAGGACAAACAAAAAACATATTATGCAGAAAGGACTAATTCTGAAGGAAAGTTACTTCCTGCGGTGGAAATTGTCCATATTCGGAACAGCCAGCAACAAAACCAAATGTTTGAGACTCAGAGCAAGAACATTTGAAGTCAAGATGAAATAGTCTTAAATCATAGTAAACATTATGCATGTAGATGGCCAGTTTTATATTACTTTTCCTTTCTGTGAACGCTGGGCAGTGAAATGTTACACTTTATATTTATGTTATTTTCTCTGATGTGGTATGGCTTTCCCATTACTTGGTATCTTAAATTAAATTTGCATGACATACTCCTActcatccaaaataaaaatgtttctaaTGATTCAACAAATAAACATCAAGCTTCAACACTGTCCACAACCTTAAAATGCTCTCAGTTCAGATTTATACAGATGGCCTACCATACTAATATTGATACACACCCATGCTTGGTCATTTTAGTGCAGATGCAGTGTCATTTAACTTTTTTTATAATCTAAATGTTAAataagagaaaatgcttcaacatGACCATGTCATATGCCACCCCCACTTGAGTTCTCATTAAGTAATTGTAATATCTTTTCAAGAAACAAATCTGCAGTCATTGAGTTACATCAGCAATTCTACCAGTTAAATTAGGCATAATTGCTTTAAGTTATAATAACAGTGATAACTGCCATTTATCTAAGACATACATCAAGGTGCTTTACAGGAGAGTTAACAAATAAAATTTTCTGTTGAGCCATGTGGGAGCATTCaaaaagaggaggaagaggtaaGGGTGTAAAAAGGATGAAGTCGATGCAGGCAGAGACCTAACAATGGAACAATTAAAGTTAGGGTTGGATAAAGGGTCAAAAGTGGAGCAGCACAATTGTCTCACAGGATCatagaactggaggacacagaGGAGCAAGGCAACGGAGGGACTGGAAAGCAAGGAGCAGAATGTCAAAATTGAACAATACTGGATCAAAAGGCTGTGTTACTCAATGAACATAAGTGTGATGGGTGAACTAGCCTTAATGTGAAATAGAGTGCAGGTAGCATAATTTAGAATGTGCTCAGGTGCAACCACCTGCTGCTTGTCACTGAGTTTTCCTCattcatgaggtcagaagtgtgGAAGGCTGCTGCTAATTACTGAGTTGTTCCAACTGGAACTCTTCAGATAATGCTGCATGTTTTCCTTGCATATAGTATGGACATGGCTTTAATGTGGTAAGTAACATTTGCACTACACAAGGGTCAGGCAATGACTATCCCCTTATAATGAATGTCATTACAATCAATgaaacactgaccatcaacatccATGGAGAGGGTCAGTATTTATCATCGAAGTGGACAGGAAGTGGATGGGAACTGCATCATCTAATTCATACTTCCTAATTTGGCATTATGACTCttcatcatttctgggtgaaggGAGCTTCACCATACAGATTGATGTTGTTCATAAAGGatggtcaccaccaccttctcaaggcaataAGTACTGAGATGTCCAACATGCCCCCATcccatttaaaagaatgaaataagCCATGAAGGGGAAGAGATGGATGATGATGTGTAGGTAAATCTGTGTGAAAATAGAATTAATGATGGAGAGGATATTGAGTTGTAACTTCAGTTCCGTGTTGAAAATGATGTCAAGATTGTGAAATGCTTGAGTCAACCTCAGATATTGGCCAGGGAGAAGGTAAGCTGGTGCCTTGGATCTTCTCATTGTTTCAATGGTTGAAATTCCTTCTCCTCCAGCTGAGGACAGCAGATAAGCATTGTGGTGAATCAGAGGCAGTGGGGGAGTCCAGAGAATTTCTGGTGAAGGAAAGTTTGGTGTCAATCCATGTACATGTAGAATTTAACTATATCTATAagttatttcaaaagtaaacacTACCATATGCTTTTGGATATCAAAGCATATGGTCTTGTTTGTATTTGAAATAACTTATCAATGCAGTTATGTGCATTTACAAAGGCATGGTCGAAAGTTCTACTTTAGGGCTAATTGTTGATGATAAGGCTGCAGTCTATGACCAGTTACATTCTCATCACTGGAATGAAAAATAGGCCATTGCTAGTGTTTCGAGCCAATTCACATTTGGTCTGACTTGTAACTCGGTAGTTGTCTATCTATTAGGTTTTATGTTAAAGACATGTTCTCCAAGGATGAAACATGAAAACATATAGACATTTGCATCTGCAAATAGACGTATAATAGTGAAAACTAAAAATGAAGTGAAGCTGTCATATAGAAAAAGCCATTTTTGTTGACTTGGTTGGTTACTGAAATAAATTACATACAGATGGAATCCCACTATTTTTTCAGCACTTATTAGAATGAATAACATAACATAAAAGCATCATTTTCTGGATTCACATTGACAAGCACTGAGATCTTTTATCTCTTCTTTGCCAGATCACATAAATAAGATGTAAAATAGCTAAGAACTAAATTTAGTGCCCATTATTTTTAGTGAGTGCTTACATATAAAGCTATATATAGTCTTTGTCATTAAAATTTCtaaataatattaaatttaatatgCACCAATTACATAGGACTCCTAATAACATATTAAGCACTGCTTGTTTTGTATTATAATTAAAGGTATATCCATCCTGGCTATTATATACAGTGATAACAACAACAATTTCCAAATGTATCATGCCTTTAATATTGCAAAAGCATCTCCAGGTATTTTACAGAGCattacagacaaaaaaaaacaatacgcTGAACCATATAAGATGATAGGAAATGTCTAAAGGTTTAGtcaaacaggaaggttgcaaggGCTGTCTTAATGGATGGAAGAGATTTACATATGTAGAGAGGTTTAGAGATGAAATTCCAGAGGTTGACctttgacagctgaaggcatgatCATCAGTGATCAAGCAGTTAAACTCAGGAATGGCCAAAAATTGAGAGTGCagatatctcagagggttgtagaggtaAAGAAGGTTACAGAAAAGAGAAGGTATGAGActgtggagagatttgaaaacaaagataaaatCAAGGACTTAACATTGAGCCAGCAAGTGTAAGAGTCACAGGAGAATGGGAATTGGTCCAGATTAAGGAACTGCATTGTTTGGGAAGATCTCAAGATTATGAAGCATTGAACAAAGGAAACCAGTCAGGTGCATGCCAGGCTCGCCAAATTTAGGGGTAACAAAGGCATGAATGAGGGTTTCAGTAAGGCTGGACAGGATAATATTACAGAGGTAGAAATAGGAGATCTTAGAGATGGTTGAAAATTGAACTCAGGCCAAAATGACACCAAGTTTGTCAACAGACTGATTCAGTCAGTTGGTAGGGGAAAGAAGGGAATTGGAGTTTATGAGTTGATTTGAAGAAATTCCTGTTCAGATGCATCTGAATGTAAGACAAGTAGCCTGACAATTTAGAGATACTGGAAGCATCAAGACGTGGTTGTGAAGTAAAGCTGGATGCCATCACTGTACATGTGAAAGCTGATACCATGCTTTTGGATGTTGAGAAATAGGAGGGGGTTGGATTCTGGTGCAGTAATAGGAAGATATGCCATTACTGGTGACTTCCATGGTTATGATTGGATAAATAAGAGAAGAATGAAGAGAATATGACCATCCCACTGCTAGATGGTAAAGGGACCTCAGAGGAAGAGGAGATGGTCGGGTTACAGCCAAGTCGAGGAGGATAATGAGGCATAAATTATCTTTGTCACTGTCACGTAAGGTATCATTAGTGACTTCAACAAAGATGTATTAGTATTGTGGCAGTTGTTGAAGTCTGACTGGAGGGATTCAAGGAGGAATTCTGATAAGATGAGCATAGATTTGGAAGGCTACAACACATCCAAGAATGttagagagaaaagagaggttAAATATGGGGTGGTGGTTTACGAAGGTGAATGGTTCAAGGATTTATTTTATTGAGAGAGCTGATGTTGGCAGAGACCACCTTGAATAATTAACTGTCAAGAAAATTCATTTCTAACTGCCCTTTCTGCTACTGTAGGGTGATGAGAGCTGTCTGAATAATATATTGATCTGACAGCTGTTGAGATCACCAGATAAGAATTTTAGAAATGattttgtctatttttatatATTGACATTTCGTGTGACAATAACTGTTAGTTGGTTAGTTTTATATTAATACCTTCCAACAATATGGTTACTGATATCGTAGCAGAAAATACAGTAATCTTGTGACTGCCTTTCGGAAAAAAAACATACTAATTTTTAATTCTTTGACTTTTACAAGCAAGTGATTTTGATTTCATTGTTCTTCTATAGTTGTTTATCTATTTTTCTTTGCAGTGTAAGGCAACGCTGCCTGGAAGAGCAGAAGCGACGAAGACAACGAGCAACAAAGAAGATCAGTACTTTCATCGGTACCTTTATACTGTGCTTTGCACCTTATGTAATTACAAGGTGTGATATACCAATGTAATCTTTTGCTATAGTAATGATGCAGCACATTGATGGTCATCCGATACAGTAGAATATCATAAAGAGATCAGTATTTGTGAGATTTGATAAGTGTAGTCCGAAGCTCCTTGTGCTTAGTTTTCATGTATTTGTTATTAAGCTTCATGATTTCTCTTAGTTCAGATTTATATGGTCAAGAAAATGAACTTATATCTGTTGTCATTAAAAGGCTGTTGCACTACCAGTAATATATTCATGTATGATTGTAATATGTGGCATGTGGCAGCATTCCAAACAATAGTTTCAGTATTTGTCGGGAGATTGATGCAATATCAGTCGTGTGAATTAACTCCCAAACAAATTTTGAATGGTGCCAAGTTGCTGGCGAGACTAAGTGGATGTGATCTCCACCTGTTGAAGCTATTGATTAGGTGATGATTGGCAACAGAATAAAGTTATGCAGCAAATTTTCGATAGAACTTATGTTAGAAACAAGGTGATTGCCAAACACTGCAATCTTAAAGCAGCACTGCCGTTACCTTGGCTGCTTACGGGATGCCTGGCAGTATATCCTGCCCAGCATTGTACATTTTAAACCTGCTTCAGATATCCTCTTGGGTTCAGCATCACTGGTTTCCCTGCAGGTGAATCCCCCATCTGTTATGATCAGATGTTTTAGCCGAGTATCTAGCCATGTGATAACGTCCCCTAGAGCTGCATCAACGAAAGGTCTGTGTTGCGTAAACTTGATGCACTGATATTGCTTTTGTGACCACATTACTTCTTCAATCAGCTGAGTGGTGGACTGATTGACACTGCAGTGAGATGAGACCAACTATAGATCATGAAGCTACTTCATTCAAACAGCTAGTTGTTTGAATGGCTGCTTTGAGGTGTTAACAGATGGCATCTCTCATCAGTTGTTTTGTCACTCCACTGGTGAGCTCATTGTGCAAACTTATAAGGGGATCAATTAATCCTTGGCCACTACTGATAAATGAGTGTGTAAATATCAGTTGTCAGTTGTACTCACTTCAGTATTTTCAATTCCTGCAAAGGTATTGAGGCAAATATAACTGGCAGCCAATACTCTGACACATGTATAGCGTGAGTGAGCAAATACTCTGTAGGTAACCACTGCTCTTTAAAACTATACTAATATATGCTTTATACCTGATAAAGCTTAAATCATGGTTAATCCTTGTTGAGGCTGATATCAGTGATTTTCAGGTCATATATTGTTGAGAATTATTGTTGCTGTTATATAGCTGAGTAGAAGTTATTAGTTtctaaaattttaattatttaaaattatatttaacaGGATTAGTATAATGTTTCACATTGAATATTAGGGTTGATTTCCTGACAATCTTTCCACATGTTTCATAAGCACCCCTCACTGAATCAGTTACTGTTCATCTTGTCAAGCACCATTTACCCTCACATgctcctgcagccctttgttgcctccacgtctcacctcccagcctctgtcactatttccactcttcctatcacccctccccacctggatccgcCTATCATTTGctagctcttactccaccccttcccctcacctcctcatactggctatctcccctctatcagttaaaatgaagggtctcaagccaaaacattgattgtctaCATCCCtctagagatgctgcttgacccactgcgttcctccagcatttgtggccCCAGATTCCAAAATCTGTAGCCTCTGTGTCTCCACTCTTACATGACTTGTGCTTTTGTGAGGTTCTGTGTGCTTATTTCACTTCTTAACTGTAGTTGCCCCACATCAATCTACAGGATCATTATCAGCTGTTCAGACTTCCATTGCAGCTTATCTACTCACTTGCTGCAAGTTCCTGTTTTAGGCTtcccattaattttatttttcattcagttAGTTTGCCATTTATTTTGGTGTACTTCTGGTGTTCACTGGCGCATTGTGCATTCCACACATAGAACTGGCCCTTCTTCTTTCTCTTTGGTCATCAGCCTTCCCCTTTATAAACAGACAAGTAAGCACTTCCAACATCTGGAACTCACCTCGGGGCCCATTTACCTCCCACCTAATGTGAATACACTGATTATATATCTGCGCAAGCAGATCCACTTGACAAATTGCCTTTGTGCCATTGTTGAAGTACTGTGAATATAATGCCCACAGTGTGATGGACGACATGTTCCACAGCTGATGCTGTAGCAGATTGGGAGCCCAGTGCTTAAGGTGTGAACACAATGGATGATGACTTAATTTCAGCTGTTAAACTCTGGAGAACATTACCTCCACATTTTTCCCCAGATCTGACAATTTCTTCTGATATGGATTGGCAGGATATGCAGTGGTGCATCTGGTAGAGCCACAGCCTCGaagctccagcgacctggtttcgatcctgatcttgggtgctgtctgtgcggagtttgcaagttctccctgtgaccatgtgggtttcttctgggtgctcttgtttcctcccacatcccaaaggcatgtgatttggtaggttagttggccactgtaaattgattcTAGTGCAAGTGAGTGGTGATATCTGGGgcagggggaattgatgggaatgtggggagaataaagtgggttagaGTGGGCTTAGTctaaatgggtggtggatggtcatcatggactgaAGCCTGTTCAAacactgtatctctccatgaccctATCCATTAGAGGTCATCCTCCTTGGTATCACAATCTGGCTGAAAGGTCATCTATTTATAAACTTAAATATGAAATGCTGAACTGTTCCAGCAGGCAGTACTTGGGGAAATGAAATCACTGCCAAGGACTGTGAAGTACTGTATTTGGGGACAATAAACAAGGTGAGGAATAGTCAATAAATGAAACAGTACTGAGAAGTACAGGGGACCTTAATGTCCACAATCACAGATCCTGGAAGGTAGCAGGACAGAAAGGGAGTTACTGAGACATAGAATATTTGGGTAGTGAGGTCACAAGGAGAAGGAAGCTATATTAAAGCACATACAGAAAAAAATTTTAACTGTGAGGGAAAATTGGACTtttgaacagaggaggctgagaggagattttcTCAAGGCGTATAAAACTTTAAGGTAGTTAGGTGGAATGGATATAGAGAAGACCTTTTCTTTAACGTAGTCAATAACCAAGACCATTTGATTTAAAGTAACTTTGGAAAGATTGGAGGTGAGATAATGAGAAGCATTTTCACCCTGAGGTTAACAGGGGTCTGGGAAGTAAAGACCAAAACCTTCATCACACTTAAGTGATGCTTGGAAATCTACTTGATGAACCACAACTTTAAGGTTGTAAAGTGAGGGCTGGAAATTAAAATTAGACTGGAAGGTTTTTCACCAAACTTGACTGGAAACATTGGGCAATGGCCTCCTTTTCTGTCATAAATATCTGTGATTCCATGATTCCTGGAGATGATAAAATTCACTCAATTTACCAGCTTTGGCTCAACATGATCATATGGTGTGCATCAGAGGTCTTCACTATGTCCTCCACCTTGAGGAGACTAGATAACTGACTGGTTAAAGAAAGCCATTCTGCCCACTTTTCCTTGTCAACTTTCCAGTCTTGCTGTCTACGCACTCACAGCAAACACTGTTGTATAAATAAAGCAGCACCTCTAACAACACATGCTCTGTCCATTCTATGCATTCTTTCATTGAAAGCACCCATGCATTTGTGAACAAATAATGTAGAACACATTAAATCTGGTGAAGTCAGCCTCCCGTTCCTTATACATGAAACATTGTGCTCACAGAATTATCCTGGTTGCATTGCTGTCAAAACTGTAGAAAACAATAATTGCTTATAAGTAGCAATTCAGTCTTTGAACGTGGACTTATTACTCTTCATGAGAAATCTTCCGGTGACATGTAATGTCAATAGATTCATGAAGTTAAATCCATGAAACATTTCATACACTAAAAATGTGTTCAAAAGTTTTAGATAATGCAGCAGAAATTGTCAGCAGGTTATCATTATGAGAAAAAATTATAAAGAAATTTCCTTTATCATATAAAGCTTTCTGAGTTCAAAAGCAGACATTATACAGATATTCAGACTATTGCCACCACAGTAAATCTCCATTTATAACAATGCCTAAGCTATGATAAACATATTGTTAAAATATGGCAAAGCTGGTTTGAAAAGCAACATTTTATCAATAGATTAAAATCTGCTTATGAGATCATGCTTATTTAACAGATCACTATTCCCAGTTAGGGATTGGGGTCACTGGGATGAGAATTCataaaactgttttatttttctgaaagTGAATATCAAGTCATTTTTGAGTCTCCATCCATAACACTTCAAAATTATTCAATACACAGTCATTAACTAGATAGAATATGTCAAAAGTGTTA harbors:
- the LOC127576916 gene encoding G-protein coupled receptor 26-like, which gives rise to MGTVEVILSCFVVVLMVVSLLSNVLVLICFLCSAEIRKQVPGMFIINLTLSNLLMTVLNMPLTLVGIISKEQPGVDTVCRIVGFLETFLVTNSMLSMAALSTDRWIAVVFPLSYNSKMRYKDAAIMLGYTWFHSLCFPLVAVCLSWVGYNHLYASCTLSQTRTDDRIQFVVFTVVFHTLSFLLSLVVLCFTYLKVLKVARFHCKRIDIITMQTLVLLVDIHPSVRQRCLEEQKRRRQRATKKISTFIGTFILCFAPYVITRLVELSESIPINPYWGILSKCLAYSKAVSDPFVYSLLRHQYKKTWMDIINRLLKRSSLNSSALTGETQNSNFVQTDE